Proteins encoded within one genomic window of Haematobia irritans isolate KBUSLIRL chromosome 5, ASM5000362v1, whole genome shotgun sequence:
- the LOC142239703 gene encoding uncharacterized protein LOC142239703, with the protein MHQTTVKKTFLVLGGNVNLALRVHLCRQEQHNALLESSSSDDDEEVSTSLLEQKMTNGELKTLLRIVEPFVSPEDIYHPTLCISLDSFNLNIASPNSTRMTRLNFRKSDITGLKDALSRIDWLFECDNLVSQVSRFYTIFDDLIRSFVPLCNRRSYLGPPWFTRELRRVRNLRNKMYRRFLLSGNSIDFRNYSVTKSKFVSLNKDCYERYLIRMRYTLNSDPKSFYNFVNSKRRTRTFPSFMRYKGTVSDNEKVIADFFADYFKESYVDNWNVGSEYTYFIPSVPIFSHITLTESEVLDGLRSSSINYCPGPDGIPSSILKECADLLYIPLTHLFNLFLRAGNFPDMWNVMLFPCSRKRRQLDVIYTDFSKAFDMVNHRLLLYKFDVLGFPPILLRWIDSYLHGRTQRDAFKDCLSTLIHVTSGVPQGSHLGPVLFNLYLNDLPSVIVSSRILMCADDVKLFLSLDSARDTSLLQDDIDRLVEWCASNCMLVNRLSTALGTVLRFNDLGVLLDSRLDFGPHIEECVNKAMGVLGFIKRWSKEFVDPYLTKRLFTTLVRPILEYACVVWSPSYRYYIDRVESVQKQFLIFALRGLGWNNLYDLPPYSRRLLLIDLLSLERRRNYNSVYTLFSLSESIPAIKETILKLDNNVAEPRVVAF; encoded by the exons AGTAGAACCTTTCGTAAGTCCCGAGGACATATACCATCCTACTCTTTGTATATCTTTAGATtcctttaatttgaatattgctTCACCAAATTCTACTCGAATGACACgattaaattttaggaaatcgGACATAACTGGTCTTAAGGATGCTCTTAGCCGGATTGATTGGTTATTTGAATGCGACAACCTAGTTTCTCAAGTTTCTAGGTTTTATACTATCTTTGATGATCTGATTAGGAGTTTTGTTCCCTTATGTAATAGACGGTCGTATCTTGGACCCCCTTGGTTTACAAGGGAACTACGTCGTGTTCGTAACTTGAGGAATAAGATGTACAGAAGATTTCTATTGAGTGgcaattctatagattttcgcaactactcagttACTAAAAGCAAGTTCGTTAGTCTTAATAAGGACTGTTATGAACGTTATTTGATAAGAATGCGCTATACGTTGAACTCCGACCCtaaaagtttttataatttcGTTAATTCGAAAAGAAGAACTCGGACCTTTCCTAGTTTCATGAGGTATAAGGGTACAGTTTCTGATAATGAGAAAGTGATCGCTGATTTTTTCGCTGATTATTTTAAAGAGTCCTATGTTGACAATTGGAATGTTGGATCAGAGTATACTTATTTCATTCCTTCTGTTCCTATATTTTCCCATATTACATTGACGGAATCTGAAGTTCTCGACGGATTGAGATCCTCATCTATAAATTAttgccctggacctgatggtatACCTTCTTCCATTCTGAAGGAATGTGCGGATCTTTTATATATTCCACTGACACATCTGTTTAACTTGTTTTTGCGAGCTGGCAATTTCCCAGACATGTGGAATGTCATGTTATTCCCTTGTTCAAGAAAG AGACGTCAACTGGATGTGATCTATACGGATTTCAGCAAGGCGTTTGACATGGTGAATCATaggttattactatacaaatttgATGTTTTGGGATTCCCACCTATCCTTCTGCGCTGGATCGATTCCTACTTGCATGGTAGAACTCAGAGAGATGCATTTAAAGATTGTTTATCTACGCTTATTCATGTGACATCTGGCGTGCCTCAAGGTAGCCACTTAGGACCAGTACTGTTTaatctatatttgaacgatcttCCGTCGGTTATCGTATCATCGAGGATCTTGATGTGCGCAGATGACGTTAAATTGTTTCTTTCACTTGATTCTGCTAGGGATACTTCCCTTCTTCAAGATGACATTGACAGACTAGTCGAATGGTGCGCTTCTAATTGTATG CTTGTGAACAGACTGAGTACTGCATTGGGAACTGTGCTGAGATTTAATGATTTAGGCGTTTTGTTGGATTCCCGACTTGATTTCGGTCCTCATATTGAGGAATGTGTAAATAAGGCAATGGGTGTTTTGGGTTTCATTAAGAGATGGTCTAAGGAATTTGTTGATCCTTATTTGACGAAAAGGCTCTTTACGACTCTGGTTAGGCCGATATTGGAGTACGCATGTGTTGTCTGGTCACCAAGTTATCGCTATTATATTGATCGTGTTGAATCTGTCCAGAAGCAGTTTCTTATTTTTGCTTTGAGAGGGCTtggctggaataatttataCGACTTGCCTCCTTATTCTCGCCGTCTTTTATTAATTGATCTTCTATCTCTTGAGCGTAGAAG AAACTATAACTCGGTGTATACATTGTTCTCGTTATCTGAGTCGATTCCTGCCATAAAGGAAACTATACTTAAGTTGGACAATAATGTTGCTGAGCCTAGGGTTGTCGCCTTCTAA